From Sulfuracidifex tepidarius, one genomic window encodes:
- a CDS encoding succinate dehydrogenase/fumarate reductase iron-sulfur subunit: MPEVKQVEGKNVEVNSQPKSSAIRNEEKEIVVKIKRFSPDKGEWWQEYKLKVDRFTQMTEVLRRIKTEQDPSLSYRAACHMAVCGSCGMKINGAPRLACKTLAIELTKEYNSNEITLEPMDLYPRVKDLVVDLDDFYERMYKVKPRLYPSEEILEGKAEHRLVPEDQRELWKFAQCIWCGLCVSSCPSVRNDAEFLGPAAHAKGYRFLADPRDTITEERMKILVDSSWRCTYCYQCFNVCPRDIEPVTTIKKTRAWSSKMKDKTKVIETGEKHINAIADTIRKSGKLLEAEVYLRTYGLVQAMSDMLYMLKSGRMKYTLIKEVPVKDLNDIEKVMKGDEQ; the protein is encoded by the coding sequence ATGCCAGAAGTCAAACAAGTGGAAGGAAAAAACGTTGAGGTAAACTCTCAACCCAAATCCTCAGCTATAAGGAATGAGGAGAAAGAAATAGTAGTAAAGATAAAGAGATTCTCTCCAGATAAAGGAGAGTGGTGGCAGGAATACAAGCTGAAGGTAGATAGGTTCACTCAGATGACAGAAGTGCTGAGGAGAATAAAGACAGAACAGGACCCGTCCCTCTCATATAGAGCTGCGTGTCACATGGCCGTTTGCGGAAGCTGTGGAATGAAAATAAACGGTGCCCCTAGGTTAGCTTGTAAAACCCTTGCCATAGAACTTACTAAAGAATACAACTCAAATGAAATAACCCTAGAACCAATGGATCTATACCCCAGAGTGAAAGACCTGGTAGTGGATCTGGACGACTTTTATGAAAGAATGTACAAAGTGAAACCTAGGCTTTACCCATCTGAGGAGATACTCGAAGGAAAAGCCGAGCATAGACTTGTACCAGAGGATCAAAGAGAACTGTGGAAGTTTGCTCAGTGTATATGGTGTGGTCTCTGTGTTTCATCATGCCCATCAGTGAGAAACGATGCGGAGTTCCTGGGTCCCGCTGCTCACGCTAAAGGGTACAGATTCTTGGCCGATCCCCGTGATACCATAACAGAAGAGAGAATGAAAATACTGGTAGATAGTTCGTGGCGTTGCACCTATTGTTATCAATGCTTCAACGTATGCCCGAGGGACATAGAGCCGGTGACCACGATAAAGAAGACCAGAGCATGGAGTAGCAAAATGAAGGACAAAACTAAGGTTATAGAGACTGGTGAAAAGCACATCAATGCTATAGCTGACACGATAAGGAAGTCGGGAAAGCTGTTAGAGGCAGAGGTTTACCTTAGAACTTACGGTTTGGTACAAGCGATGTCTGACATGTTGTACATGTTGAAGAGCGGTAGAATGAAGTATACACTGATCAAGGAGGTTCCTGTCAAAGACTTAAATGATATAGAGAAAGTAATGAAGGGTGACGAACAATGA
- a CDS encoding CoB--CoM heterodisulfide reductase iron-sulfur subunit B family protein yields MKVAYYPGCATHGLSKDVDIATKKVAEVLGLELVEVEDWNCCGGGFLDEKDEDAHVALNLRNLSNVEKMGLDKMVTPCSVCLGSHRLATYKYNENKDLRKRVDKRISGTSIKYENKATAEHLVWVLVRDVGLENIKKHVKRSLNGLKVGAYYGCQMLRPEQIMGFELSFKPHSLQDLISVTGATPVMFPMATACCGFPLMGSNPKGGLKLAFNVLNSAKSSGADIMIHPCSLCHLQLDTLQDKVKNEFNVGWTLPAIYITQLLGLSFGLSPEDLGLGNYAKGVLKQKGVIQ; encoded by the coding sequence ATGAAAGTAGCTTACTACCCGGGTTGTGCGACCCACGGTCTTTCGAAAGACGTCGATATAGCGACGAAGAAAGTAGCAGAGGTTCTAGGACTTGAATTGGTAGAAGTGGAAGACTGGAACTGTTGCGGCGGAGGTTTCTTAGATGAGAAAGACGAGGACGCCCACGTAGCATTGAACTTGAGGAATCTCTCCAACGTAGAGAAGATGGGATTAGATAAGATGGTAACTCCTTGTAGCGTCTGTTTAGGTAGCCATAGACTAGCCACTTACAAGTACAACGAGAACAAAGACCTTAGAAAGAGAGTAGACAAGAGGATAAGCGGAACAAGCATAAAATACGAGAACAAAGCCACAGCGGAGCACTTAGTTTGGGTTTTAGTTAGAGACGTAGGGCTGGAGAACATAAAGAAACATGTAAAGAGAAGCCTAAACGGGTTAAAGGTGGGGGCATATTACGGATGCCAAATGCTTAGACCAGAGCAGATCATGGGATTCGAGCTTTCGTTTAAACCACACTCCCTTCAGGATTTAATATCAGTTACTGGAGCAACACCAGTGATGTTCCCTATGGCAACAGCGTGTTGTGGTTTCCCACTGATGGGAAGCAACCCGAAGGGAGGTTTGAAACTCGCATTCAACGTTCTAAACTCAGCTAAAAGCAGCGGTGCCGACATCATGATACACCCATGCTCATTGTGTCATCTACAGCTAGATACACTCCAAGATAAGGTGAAAAACGAGTTTAACGTTGGATGGACTCTTCCTGCAATTTACATCACTCAGCTCTTGGGACTATCGTTCGGACTTTCTCCTGAGGATCTAGGTCTAGGAAACTACGCTAAGGGAGTTCTGAAGCAAAAAGGGGTGATTCAATGA
- a CDS encoding HAD-IIA family hydrolase, whose product MNLERYELIISDIDGVLLMEGEPIWENVKAIRELVSNGKKIVLISNNSGFNRVLLSRQLSYLGINIEPSMIITSAVSTAMYLKEKKDVHTTFVVGEEGLSDELRGYGFRVLTMNEANVQLPDSVVIGLDRLSTYDKLSLAMRCIHRGSLFVATNMDRLWPSKEGLKLGAGSLVKAISFSLGKDPDFVAGKPNPWMLEVAMERANIKDEKKVIIIGDQLETDIKMGNDKGIDTVLTLTGISTMEEVNRSMIKPTYTVSNLLDLI is encoded by the coding sequence GTGAACCTAGAGAGATATGAACTAATAATAAGCGACATTGACGGAGTTCTCTTGATGGAAGGTGAACCGATCTGGGAGAACGTGAAGGCTATAAGGGAGTTGGTATCTAATGGAAAGAAAATAGTTCTGATAAGCAACAACTCAGGTTTCAACAGAGTACTCCTGTCCAGACAGCTCTCATATTTAGGGATAAACATTGAACCTTCTATGATAATCACTAGTGCCGTCTCCACCGCGATGTACCTTAAGGAAAAGAAGGACGTTCATACTACATTCGTAGTGGGGGAGGAGGGACTTTCAGATGAACTCAGAGGTTACGGTTTTAGAGTACTCACCATGAATGAAGCTAACGTCCAGCTTCCTGACAGCGTCGTAATAGGCTTAGATAGGCTTAGCACTTACGACAAGCTTTCCCTTGCAATGAGGTGTATACATAGGGGTTCGCTGTTTGTAGCGACGAATATGGACAGGCTTTGGCCCTCTAAAGAAGGGTTAAAGCTCGGAGCAGGCTCTCTAGTTAAAGCAATATCTTTCTCCTTAGGTAAGGACCCAGATTTCGTCGCTGGTAAACCCAACCCTTGGATGCTCGAGGTAGCAATGGAAAGGGCAAACATCAAGGACGAAAAGAAGGTAATAATTATAGGTGACCAGTTGGAGACAGACATTAAGATGGGTAATGATAAGGGAATAGACACTGTCCTTACGCTTACAGGTATATCAACGATGGAGGAGGTAAATAGGAGCATGATAAAACCAACTTATACTGTAAGTAACCTCCTTGATCTGATATAA
- a CDS encoding digeranylgeranylglycerophospholipid reductase, whose product MKDLKYDVLIIGGGIAGSSTAWHLAGKGIKILLIDSKPWNRIGDKPCGDAVSKEHFDNLGLPYPEGNQLEGKIEGIKLYSPDMKTEWTVKGEGFELNAPAYTQRLLKEAENRGVEVMDNTTSMKPLVEGGRVVGSVIFNRRTNETLEVRANVTVDATGYSMSFRSKLPQPLPVTEPLDDKDTDVAYREVLYTKDEIEDYKYLKIFVSQKASPGGYWWYFPKGADKVNVGLGIQGGMGYPSIHEFYHKYLDTYASDVDKNRLVVKGGALVPTRRPLASIVWDGMAVIGDSAFTVNPVHGGGKGSAMISGFCVARSIMNAVEKGDYSKESMWDANMCYIQRYGAKQASLDLFRRFLQRLSDDDIDYGMRKKVIKEEDLLTASEKGDLQLSVAEKATRVIAGLGRPSLLMKLKSVAEYMKKIKEHYAEYPSNPEDLMKWKSVTDSLILEFNKTI is encoded by the coding sequence TTGAAGGACTTAAAATACGACGTTCTTATTATTGGGGGCGGAATAGCAGGCTCTTCAACTGCTTGGCATTTGGCAGGGAAGGGAATAAAGATTCTATTAATTGATAGCAAGCCTTGGAATAGGATAGGAGACAAACCTTGTGGAGACGCTGTAAGTAAGGAACATTTCGATAATCTAGGTCTACCTTATCCCGAGGGAAACCAACTTGAAGGAAAGATAGAAGGCATAAAACTGTATAGTCCTGATATGAAGACCGAGTGGACGGTCAAGGGAGAAGGGTTCGAGCTGAATGCTCCAGCTTACACTCAACGCTTATTGAAGGAAGCAGAGAACAGGGGAGTAGAGGTCATGGATAACACAACTTCCATGAAGCCTTTAGTCGAAGGAGGTAGGGTAGTAGGTTCAGTAATTTTTAACAGGAGAACAAACGAGACTTTAGAGGTAAGAGCTAACGTAACTGTGGATGCAACAGGGTACTCAATGAGTTTCAGGAGCAAGCTTCCTCAGCCTTTACCAGTAACTGAGCCACTCGACGATAAGGACACCGACGTAGCTTACAGGGAAGTGTTATACACCAAGGACGAAATTGAGGACTACAAGTACCTCAAGATATTCGTTTCCCAGAAAGCCTCTCCAGGAGGATATTGGTGGTACTTCCCGAAGGGTGCTGATAAGGTAAACGTTGGTCTTGGAATACAAGGAGGAATGGGGTATCCCAGCATCCACGAGTTCTACCACAAGTATCTTGACACATATGCCTCTGATGTAGATAAGAACAGACTAGTAGTGAAAGGAGGGGCTCTGGTTCCGACCAGAAGACCTTTAGCGAGCATAGTCTGGGACGGAATGGCAGTGATAGGAGACTCGGCTTTCACTGTCAATCCAGTACATGGAGGTGGCAAAGGATCAGCAATGATATCAGGATTCTGCGTTGCAAGGTCTATAATGAACGCAGTAGAGAAGGGAGATTACTCCAAGGAATCAATGTGGGACGCAAATATGTGCTATATACAGAGATACGGTGCTAAGCAAGCTAGTCTAGATCTCTTCAGGCGCTTCTTACAGAGACTGTCTGACGACGACATAGACTACGGCATGAGAAAGAAAGTAATAAAGGAGGAGGACTTGCTTACAGCAAGCGAAAAGGGAGATCTACAACTGTCGGTAGCTGAGAAAGCAACTAGAGTGATCGCAGGATTAGGTAGGCCATCTTTACTGATGAAGCTCAAAAGTGTAGCTGAATACATGAAAAAGATAAAGGAGCACTACGCCGAATACCCGAGCAACCCAGAGGATTTGATGAAGTGGAAGTCTGTAACTGATTCTCTAATCCTAGAATTTAATAAAACCATTTGA
- a CDS encoding vWA domain-containing protein, producing MSMSEGMLRGVDYEDPIVKFRGERILYTLKKVSGRELQLEPNFLIDTFYIHYLPLPLMSTKSEVSDDKKIVYSLLNSIVSSDLVIKNREYSIANSAVSVALTVSYMQHLIEELEKIKRTSQSQEERDAADQILNGLMKNTSSGQGREQRSRDKTSQQNLEKMLKQAHEKAMSKAMEDANAVKNMQKIVGGNGAGTGSMLNFEGEIHEVLRLSRNTEVRKILEFLSGLPKLGSISKKRTTRYSRGELYGYEEGSDIERVVSSELALPDELFYLKLAEGQVLLYQKQVKESVGPIYLLLDKSGSMDGEKIIWAKAVALALYSRARRENRDFYLRFFDNIPYPLIKVMRNAKSKDVIKMIEYIGKIRGGGGTDISRSVISACEDIKEGHVKGVSEIILLTDGEDKIAETTVRRSLRDSNSTLVAVMIRGDNADLRRVADTYLATYKLDHDDLLRVVEA from the coding sequence ATATCCATGAGCGAGGGGATGTTAAGAGGAGTAGATTACGAGGATCCCATAGTAAAGTTCAGGGGAGAGAGGATCCTTTACACTCTGAAGAAAGTTTCAGGTAGGGAACTTCAGCTGGAACCTAACTTCCTAATAGATACTTTCTACATACATTACCTTCCTTTGCCACTGATGTCTACTAAGTCGGAAGTCTCGGATGACAAGAAGATAGTGTACTCTCTTTTGAACTCGATTGTATCTTCTGATTTGGTAATTAAGAACAGGGAATACTCAATAGCTAACTCTGCTGTGAGCGTAGCCCTAACTGTAAGTTACATGCAACACTTAATTGAAGAGTTAGAAAAGATAAAGCGTACTTCACAGTCCCAAGAAGAAAGGGACGCTGCAGACCAAATACTTAACGGTTTAATGAAGAATACCTCTTCAGGTCAGGGAAGGGAGCAGAGGTCAAGAGACAAGACTAGCCAACAAAACTTGGAGAAGATGTTGAAGCAAGCTCACGAAAAGGCCATGTCGAAAGCGATGGAGGACGCGAATGCTGTTAAAAACATGCAGAAGATAGTGGGAGGAAACGGTGCTGGAACGGGAAGTATGCTCAACTTCGAGGGAGAAATACACGAGGTTCTTAGGCTTTCTAGGAATACCGAGGTTAGGAAAATACTTGAGTTCTTAAGCGGCTTACCAAAGCTAGGTTCAATTTCGAAGAAGAGAACAACTAGATATTCGAGAGGAGAGTTATATGGTTACGAGGAGGGAAGCGACATTGAGAGAGTTGTATCATCAGAGCTTGCATTGCCAGATGAGCTTTTTTACCTGAAACTAGCTGAAGGTCAGGTTCTTCTCTATCAGAAACAAGTTAAAGAAAGCGTAGGTCCTATATATCTCCTCCTGGACAAAAGCGGAAGCATGGACGGAGAAAAGATAATATGGGCTAAGGCTGTAGCTCTTGCCCTATACAGCAGGGCAAGAAGGGAAAACAGAGACTTTTACCTCAGGTTCTTTGACAACATTCCCTATCCTCTCATAAAGGTCATGCGTAACGCAAAGAGCAAGGATGTAATTAAGATGATTGAATATATAGGAAAGATTAGGGGAGGAGGCGGTACAGACATAAGTAGATCTGTGATATCTGCATGTGAGGATATAAAGGAAGGGCATGTGAAGGGAGTTAGTGAGATAATCCTACTCACAGATGGAGAGGACAAGATAGCAGAAACGACAGTAAGGAGATCCCTCAGAGACTCAAATTCTACTTTAGTAGCTGTAATGATAAGGGGAGATAACGCTGATTTGAGGAGAGTTGCGGATACCTATTTAGCTACATATAAGCTTGATCATGACGATCTTCTCAGGGTTGTGGAGGCCTAG
- a CDS encoding succinate dehydrogenase flavoprotein subunit, with product MEKLSYDAVVLGAGLSGLMAAHEIGKEGFKVAIISKVFPTRSHSSSAEGGIAAYIPGNSDPNDNPDYMTYDTVKGGDYLVDQDAAELLSMKSGDIATVMERWGTLFNRQPDGRIAIRYFGGQTYPRTRFVGDKTGMALLHTIYERTSGLDVDFYSEWFALDLIRDQERVRGVIAMQMKNMTPVFFEARAIVMATGGMGMLYRHSTNSYINTGDGYAMALRAGVALKDPEFVQFHPTALYPSDILISEAARGEGAVLINNKGERFMKRYAPNKLDLAPRDIASRSILTEVKEGRGFPGGFVGLDLTHLGPDYIKERLALAYEAAKSFSGIDATVEPIPVRPAQHYYMGGIDVDITGTNHDLRGLFAAGEAACVSVHGANRLGSNSLLETLVFGRETGRTVADYLKSTSKPSSSVENIELEKMLDEAYSFVKSESGVHFGEVQNKLRDIMWEKVGVFREEKGMQEAVKEVKELRQQVTKMYVNDKSRVYNTEFFNALELRNMMDLAIVISSSALNRKESRGAHYRLDYTQRDDENWLKHTISYLRGNTVEISYKPVKMTKWKPEPRVY from the coding sequence ATGGAGAAACTCTCTTATGACGCAGTAGTTTTAGGGGCTGGGCTATCTGGTCTGATGGCAGCACACGAGATAGGAAAGGAAGGTTTCAAGGTAGCTATAATCTCGAAGGTTTTCCCGACTAGATCTCACTCATCATCAGCTGAAGGCGGAATAGCAGCGTATATACCAGGTAACTCAGACCCTAATGACAATCCAGATTACATGACTTACGACACGGTAAAAGGAGGGGATTACCTAGTTGACCAAGACGCAGCTGAACTTCTCTCAATGAAGTCAGGAGACATAGCCACAGTGATGGAAAGATGGGGTACTCTATTTAACAGACAGCCAGACGGGAGGATAGCAATAAGATACTTCGGAGGGCAGACATATCCGAGAACTAGATTCGTTGGAGACAAGACTGGAATGGCTTTGCTTCATACTATCTACGAAAGGACTTCAGGCTTGGATGTAGATTTCTACAGCGAATGGTTTGCCCTCGATTTAATCAGGGATCAGGAGCGTGTGAGGGGAGTCATAGCGATGCAGATGAAGAACATGACACCTGTCTTCTTTGAGGCTAGGGCAATAGTAATGGCTACCGGGGGAATGGGAATGCTGTACAGACACTCCACTAACAGTTACATAAATACTGGAGACGGATATGCTATGGCTCTGAGAGCTGGAGTTGCGCTCAAGGATCCTGAATTCGTCCAATTCCATCCTACAGCCCTTTACCCTTCAGACATTCTGATAAGCGAAGCTGCAAGAGGAGAAGGTGCTGTACTGATAAACAACAAGGGAGAAAGGTTCATGAAGAGGTACGCGCCAAACAAGCTGGATCTGGCACCGAGGGACATCGCTTCGAGGTCAATACTGACAGAGGTGAAAGAAGGAAGAGGATTCCCAGGCGGGTTTGTAGGGCTAGATCTAACCCATCTAGGACCAGACTATATAAAAGAGAGGTTGGCTCTAGCCTATGAGGCTGCAAAAAGCTTTTCGGGGATAGATGCCACTGTAGAGCCAATACCAGTGAGACCGGCGCAGCACTATTACATGGGAGGCATAGATGTCGACATCACTGGAACTAACCATGACCTTAGAGGTCTATTCGCTGCAGGCGAAGCCGCATGTGTGTCGGTCCATGGTGCGAACAGATTAGGATCTAACTCGCTTCTGGAAACACTAGTGTTCGGAAGAGAGACCGGTAGGACGGTAGCCGATTACCTCAAGTCTACCTCTAAACCTTCCAGTTCGGTGGAGAACATAGAACTAGAGAAGATGTTAGATGAGGCATATTCTTTCGTTAAGAGCGAGAGTGGAGTCCACTTTGGAGAGGTCCAGAACAAACTCAGAGACATTATGTGGGAAAAGGTAGGCGTCTTCAGGGAGGAGAAAGGAATGCAGGAAGCTGTAAAGGAAGTGAAGGAACTGAGGCAACAAGTCACGAAAATGTACGTTAACGACAAGAGCAGGGTGTATAATACCGAGTTCTTCAATGCACTGGAACTGAGAAACATGATGGACTTAGCGATAGTGATATCGTCGTCTGCTTTAAACAGAAAGGAATCTAGGGGAGCTCACTATAGGCTTGACTACACCCAGAGAGATGATGAAAACTGGTTGAAGCATACCATTTCTTACCTTAGAGGAAACACGGTTGAGATAAGCTATAAACCTGTTAAGATGACCAAGTGGAAGCCAGAACCCAGAGTTTATTAG
- a CDS encoding DUF5751 family protein, with the protein MSITYRPIIIISSTRQDKIPDLIKDVFRSSRASSGKKVYLHYINDIPFHEFTSYAREPLLDNIDLGVEIYTWKENEIEKMFKVINEEFSDNVGIIFYCDEDKKSLIKKISQSLPNSFKVNLVKDMCK; encoded by the coding sequence ATGTCAATAACGTATAGACCGATCATCATAATCTCGTCAACTAGACAGGACAAGATCCCAGACTTGATCAAGGACGTTTTCAGGAGCTCCAGAGCTAGCAGCGGTAAGAAGGTGTATCTGCATTACATTAACGACATACCTTTCCATGAGTTCACTTCATATGCTAGAGAACCACTCCTTGACAACATAGACCTCGGAGTTGAGATATACACATGGAAAGAAAATGAAATAGAGAAAATGTTCAAAGTAATTAATGAGGAGTTCTCAGACAACGTAGGGATAATATTTTACTGTGATGAGGATAAAAAGTCACTCATCAAGAAAATTTCTCAATCTTTACCTAATTCCTTCAAAGTTAACTTGGTTAAGGATATGTGTAAGTAG
- a CDS encoding DUF2070 family protein, giving the protein MNSEELTRHYYSKLKGLPDIKKVALFSIFEYALIFGRLLEASLVSMLYAFLLYFLVISLLFLRNLKTALFLGDVTGIPYLLLSFFSISFFAFGFSLPILSFSMFVKYGEKRSLLISFLISLLPIIFFPRDLLIYLVYIIAVSTLYYAYLWSINRKGKKIVGITSFTLLRPFMKAIMEKDSVPLDNLFDRIGEEKELGIVLIRLGDKLFVLPQIHFGIFGSQGSARLPYKVEGEIKDAIVFHGPGSHEINLATSKETDRIVKIIEEKAKNSQIWDKSFFAGIEFNKVSNFDVTTLRFSDFSVSLLERPTYGIDDLPGNLWSVIMKNHNFVIDTHNTFLTRDFDKFEINELRNFLLSKSKREEKKLYLGYSEGELPHTCEGYCNRRFRVIALGDGERKVAIVYFYANNSEHETRECVIRAGSGLVDRTIMVTPDDHSCAGSSTITTYLPARPCTGMENIVREHIEKSLISMKEVDEIRYTVVKTRAKTVGKVISSMLDGLEKVGRYASKTFWIPLVIPYSVFLVLFLLSNGFIKF; this is encoded by the coding sequence GTGAACTCTGAAGAACTTACCAGACACTATTACTCCAAATTGAAAGGCTTGCCTGACATTAAAAAGGTGGCACTTTTCAGCATATTCGAATACGCGTTAATTTTCGGAAGATTACTAGAGGCTAGCTTAGTCTCCATGTTGTACGCTTTCCTTTTGTATTTTCTCGTTATATCTCTGCTCTTCTTGAGGAATCTAAAGACCGCTCTCTTCTTAGGCGACGTTACTGGCATTCCGTATCTCCTCTTATCCTTCTTCTCGATCTCCTTCTTTGCGTTCGGCTTTTCCCTACCAATACTTTCCTTTTCAATGTTCGTTAAATATGGAGAAAAGAGATCCCTATTGATTAGTTTTCTAATTTCGCTTTTACCTATAATCTTCTTTCCAAGAGATTTGCTAATTTATTTAGTTTATATTATTGCCGTGTCAACGCTTTATTATGCCTACCTCTGGAGCATAAATAGGAAAGGAAAGAAAATTGTAGGCATAACCTCGTTTACGTTATTGAGGCCGTTTATGAAGGCAATAATGGAGAAGGACTCAGTTCCTTTAGATAACTTGTTCGACAGGATAGGAGAGGAAAAAGAACTTGGCATAGTATTAATAAGACTAGGAGATAAACTCTTTGTATTACCTCAAATTCATTTCGGCATTTTCGGAAGTCAGGGTAGCGCTAGGTTGCCTTACAAGGTCGAGGGTGAGATCAAAGACGCTATAGTGTTTCATGGACCTGGAAGTCATGAAATAAACTTGGCCACATCTAAAGAAACTGATAGAATCGTTAAGATAATAGAAGAAAAAGCAAAAAATAGCCAGATCTGGGACAAATCTTTCTTTGCTGGTATAGAATTCAATAAAGTATCCAACTTCGATGTGACTACGTTGCGTTTCTCGGACTTCTCAGTTTCGTTGCTTGAGAGACCTACTTACGGCATAGACGACCTACCAGGTAATCTGTGGAGTGTTATAATGAAGAACCACAACTTCGTTATCGATACACATAACACTTTCCTTACAAGGGACTTCGATAAGTTTGAGATCAATGAGCTAAGGAATTTCCTCCTTAGTAAAAGCAAGAGAGAAGAGAAGAAACTCTATCTGGGATATAGTGAAGGGGAGTTACCTCATACATGCGAAGGATATTGTAATAGAAGGTTTAGAGTTATAGCTTTAGGAGATGGTGAAAGAAAGGTAGCAATAGTATATTTCTATGCTAACAACTCGGAACATGAAACTAGAGAATGTGTGATTAGAGCAGGAAGTGGACTCGTAGATAGGACTATCATGGTAACCCCTGACGATCATTCTTGTGCTGGCTCCTCAACGATCACAACTTACCTACCTGCAAGACCATGCACAGGAATGGAGAACATAGTTAGAGAGCACATAGAGAAGTCTTTAATTTCTATGAAAGAGGTAGACGAGATTCGCTACACAGTGGTTAAAACTAGAGCTAAAACTGTAGGTAAGGTAATATCATCTATGTTAGACGGTTTAGAAAAAGTTGGAAGGTACGCATCAAAAACGTTCTGGATACCTTTGGTCATACCTTATTCTGTGTTCTTGGTCCTTTTTCTTCTCTCAAATGGTTTTATTAAATTCTAG